From the Streptomyces syringium genome, one window contains:
- a CDS encoding HAD family hydrolase, producing the protein MTSSIPAVDARPAAGSALQAVLLDMDGTLVDTEGFWWDVEVAVFAELGHQLLEEYRQVVVGGPMTRSASFLIQATGAKIAVTELTVLLNMRFSEMIGQGVPLMPGARRLLAELAAHGVPTALVSASHRHIIDRVLLTLGAENFALTVAGDEIARTKPHPDPYLEAAARLGVDPARCAVIEDTMTGVTAAEAAGCRVLAVPSVAPIPPAAGRTVVGSLEEVDLTFLRGLITGMH; encoded by the coding sequence ATGACCAGCAGCATTCCCGCTGTCGACGCCCGCCCGGCAGCCGGCTCGGCCCTTCAGGCCGTCCTTCTCGACATGGACGGCACCCTCGTCGACACGGAGGGTTTCTGGTGGGACGTGGAGGTCGCGGTCTTCGCCGAGCTCGGGCACCAGCTCCTCGAGGAGTACCGCCAGGTCGTCGTCGGCGGCCCCATGACCCGCAGCGCCTCGTTCCTGATTCAGGCCACCGGCGCCAAGATCGCCGTCACCGAGCTGACCGTCCTGCTCAACATGCGCTTCTCCGAGATGATCGGCCAGGGCGTGCCGCTGATGCCGGGTGCCAGACGGCTGCTCGCGGAGCTCGCCGCGCACGGCGTCCCGACCGCCCTGGTCTCCGCCTCGCACCGGCACATCATCGACCGGGTGCTGCTCACCCTCGGTGCGGAGAACTTCGCCCTGACCGTCGCGGGCGACGAGATCGCGCGGACGAAGCCGCACCCGGACCCGTATCTGGAGGCCGCCGCCAGGCTCGGTGTGGACCCGGCGCGGTGTGCCGTGATCGAGGACACCATGACCGGTGTCACGGCCGCCGAGGCGGCCGGCTGCCGGGTGCTGGCGGTGCCGTCGGTGGCCCCGATCCCGCCCGCCGCGGGGCGCACGGTGGTCGGTTCGCTGGAGGAAGTCGATCTCACTTTCCTGCGCGGACTGATTACGGGAATGCACTGA
- the metH gene encoding methionine synthase, protein MASYTPSTASSARASALREALATRVVVADGAMGTMLQAQDPSLEDFQQLEGCNEILNVTRPDIVRSVHEEYFAVGVDCVETNTFGANLAALGEYDIPERIFELSESGARIAREVADEFAARDGRTRWVLGSVGPGTKLPTLGHAPYVKLRDAYQQNIEGLIAGGADAILVETTQDLLQTKASVIGARRALKAAGADLPLLVQVTVETTGTMLLGSEIGAALTALEPLGIDMIGLNCATGPAEMSEHLRYLSRHARTRVSAMPNAGLPVLGKNGAHYPLTPAELADAHETFVREYGLSLVGGCCGTTPEHLRQVVERVRDMRPTERQPRPEPGAASLYQTVPFRQDTSYLAIGERTNANGSKKFREAMLEGRWDDCVEMAREQIREGAHLLDLCVDYVGRDGVADMAEIAGRFATASTLPIVLDSTELEVIRAGLEKLGGRAVINSVNYEDGDGPESRFAKVTELAVEHGAALIALTIDEEGQARTVEHKVAIAERLIDDLTTNWGVLESDILIDCLTFTICTGQEESRGDGIATIEAIRELKRRHPEVQTTLGLSNISFGLNPAARIVLNSVFLDECVKAGLDSAIVHASKILPIARLEEEQVKVALDLIYDRRAEGYDPLQRLMELFEGVNTKSMKAGRAEELLALPLDERLQRRIIDGEKNGLETDLDEALTTRPALDIVNDTLLEGMKVVGELFGSGQMQLPFVLQSAEVMKTAVAYLEPHMEKSDAEGKGTIVLATVRGDVHDIGKNLVDIILSNNGYNVVNLGIKQPVSAILEAAEEHRADVIGMSGLLVKSTVIMKENLEELNQRKLAADYPVILGGAALTRAYVEQDLHEIYEGEVRYARDAFEGLRLMDALIAVKRGVPGAALPELKQRRVPKRETAVVEEEEPEGSVRSDVAVDNRVPEPPFWGTRVIKGIPLKDYASWLDEGALFKGQWGLKQARAGGPTYEELVETEGRPRLRGWLDKLHTENLLEAAVVYGYFPCVSKGDDLILLHEDGTERTRFTFPRQRRGRRLCLADYFRPEESGETDVVGLQVVTVGSRIGGATAELFAADAYRDYLELHGLSVQLAEALAEYWHARVRSELGFAGEDPADVEDMFALKYRGARFSLGYGACPNLEDRAKIADLLEPERIGVQLSEEFQLHPEQSTDAIVIHHPEAKYFNAR, encoded by the coding sequence ATGGCCTCGTACACGCCATCGACCGCCAGTTCCGCCCGAGCCTCCGCCCTGCGTGAGGCGCTCGCCACCCGCGTCGTGGTGGCCGACGGGGCGATGGGCACGATGCTCCAGGCGCAGGACCCCAGCCTCGAGGACTTCCAGCAGCTGGAGGGCTGCAACGAGATCCTGAACGTCACACGGCCCGACATCGTGCGCTCGGTGCACGAGGAGTACTTCGCCGTCGGCGTGGACTGCGTGGAGACCAACACCTTCGGCGCCAACCTCGCCGCCCTCGGCGAGTACGACATCCCCGAGCGCATCTTCGAACTGTCGGAGTCGGGCGCGCGGATCGCCCGCGAGGTCGCGGACGAGTTCGCCGCGCGCGACGGCCGCACCCGCTGGGTGCTCGGCTCCGTCGGCCCCGGCACGAAGCTGCCGACCCTCGGCCACGCCCCCTACGTCAAGCTGCGCGACGCCTACCAGCAGAACATCGAGGGCCTGATCGCCGGCGGCGCCGACGCGATCCTGGTGGAGACCACTCAGGACCTGCTCCAGACCAAGGCGTCCGTCATCGGAGCGCGCCGCGCCCTGAAGGCGGCCGGCGCGGATCTGCCGCTGCTGGTCCAGGTGACCGTCGAGACGACCGGCACCATGCTGCTCGGCTCGGAGATCGGCGCGGCGCTCACCGCCCTGGAGCCGCTGGGCATCGACATGATCGGCCTCAACTGCGCGACCGGCCCGGCGGAGATGAGCGAGCACCTGCGCTACCTCTCCCGCCACGCCCGCACCCGGGTCTCCGCGATGCCCAACGCCGGCCTGCCGGTCCTGGGGAAGAACGGGGCGCACTACCCCCTGACGCCCGCGGAGCTGGCGGACGCGCACGAGACGTTCGTCCGGGAGTACGGGCTCTCGCTCGTCGGCGGCTGCTGCGGCACGACCCCCGAGCATCTGCGACAGGTCGTCGAGCGGGTCCGGGACATGCGGCCCACCGAGCGGCAGCCGCGGCCCGAGCCGGGCGCCGCTTCGCTCTACCAGACGGTCCCCTTCCGCCAGGACACCTCCTACCTGGCCATCGGCGAGCGGACGAACGCCAACGGCTCGAAGAAGTTCCGCGAGGCCATGCTGGAAGGCCGCTGGGACGACTGCGTCGAGATGGCCCGCGAGCAGATCCGCGAGGGTGCCCACCTGCTCGACCTCTGCGTCGACTACGTCGGCCGGGACGGCGTCGCGGACATGGCGGAGATCGCGGGCCGGTTCGCCACCGCCTCCACGCTGCCGATCGTGCTGGACTCCACCGAGCTGGAGGTCATCCGGGCGGGCCTGGAGAAGCTGGGCGGCCGCGCCGTCATCAACTCCGTCAACTACGAGGACGGCGACGGGCCCGAGTCCCGCTTCGCCAAGGTCACCGAGCTCGCCGTCGAGCACGGCGCGGCACTCATCGCGCTGACCATCGACGAGGAGGGCCAGGCCCGCACCGTCGAGCACAAGGTCGCCATCGCCGAGCGGCTCATCGACGACCTCACCACCAACTGGGGGGTGCTGGAGTCGGACATCCTCATCGACTGCCTCACCTTCACCATCTGCACCGGCCAGGAGGAGTCCAGGGGCGACGGCATCGCCACCATCGAGGCGATCCGCGAGCTCAAGCGCCGCCACCCCGAGGTGCAGACCACGCTCGGCCTGTCCAACATCTCCTTCGGCCTCAACCCGGCCGCCCGGATCGTGCTCAACTCCGTCTTCCTGGACGAGTGCGTCAAGGCCGGGCTCGACTCGGCGATCGTGCACGCCTCGAAGATCCTGCCGATCGCCCGCCTGGAGGAGGAGCAGGTCAAGGTCGCGCTGGACCTGATCTACGACCGCCGCGCCGAGGGCTACGACCCGCTGCAGCGGCTCATGGAGCTGTTCGAGGGCGTCAACACCAAGTCGATGAAGGCCGGCCGGGCCGAGGAACTCCTCGCCCTCCCGCTGGACGAGCGGCTCCAGCGCCGCATCATCGACGGCGAGAAGAACGGCCTGGAGACCGACCTCGACGAGGCGCTCACCACCCGCCCCGCCCTGGACATCGTCAACGACACGCTGCTGGAGGGCATGAAGGTCGTCGGCGAGCTGTTCGGCTCCGGCCAGATGCAGCTGCCGTTCGTCCTCCAGTCCGCCGAGGTCATGAAGACCGCCGTCGCCTATCTCGAGCCGCACATGGAGAAGAGCGACGCGGAGGGCAAGGGCACCATCGTGCTGGCCACGGTCCGCGGCGACGTCCACGACATCGGCAAGAACCTCGTCGACATCATCCTTTCCAACAACGGCTACAACGTCGTCAACCTCGGCATCAAGCAGCCCGTCTCCGCGATCCTGGAGGCCGCCGAGGAACACCGGGCGGATGTGATCGGCATGTCCGGGCTGCTGGTGAAGTCCACCGTGATCATGAAGGAGAACCTGGAGGAGCTGAACCAGCGCAAGCTGGCGGCCGACTACCCGGTGATCCTCGGCGGGGCCGCACTGACCCGCGCCTACGTCGAGCAGGACCTGCACGAGATCTACGAGGGCGAGGTCCGCTACGCCCGTGACGCGTTCGAGGGCCTGCGGCTGATGGACGCCCTGATCGCCGTCAAGCGCGGCGTGCCCGGCGCGGCGCTCCCCGAGCTGAAGCAGCGCCGGGTGCCCAAGCGCGAGACCGCGGTCGTCGAGGAGGAGGAGCCGGAGGGCTCCGTGCGCTCCGACGTCGCCGTCGACAACCGCGTCCCCGAGCCGCCGTTCTGGGGCACCCGGGTCATCAAGGGCATCCCCCTGAAGGACTACGCGTCCTGGCTGGACGAGGGCGCGCTCTTCAAGGGCCAGTGGGGCCTCAAGCAGGCCCGCGCCGGCGGCCCCACGTACGAGGAGCTGGTGGAGACCGAGGGCCGGCCCCGGCTGCGCGGCTGGCTGGACAAGCTCCACACGGAGAACCTGCTGGAGGCGGCCGTCGTCTACGGCTACTTCCCGTGCGTCTCCAAGGGCGACGACCTGATCCTGCTCCACGAGGACGGCACCGAGCGCACCCGCTTCACCTTCCCCCGGCAGCGCCGCGGGCGCCGGCTGTGCCTCGCGGACTACTTCCGCCCGGAGGAGTCCGGCGAGACGGACGTCGTGGGCCTGCAGGTCGTCACGGTCGGCTCGCGGATCGGCGGGGCCACGGCCGAGCTGTTCGCCGCCGACGCCTACCGCGACTACCTCGAGCTGCACGGGCTGTCGGTGCAGCTGGCCGAGGCCCTCGCCGAGTACTGGCACGCGCGGGTCCGCTCGGAGCTCGGCTTCGCGGGCGAGGACCCGGCGGACGTGGAGGACATGTTCGCGCTCAAGTACCGCGGCGCCCGCTTCTCCCTCGGCTACGGCGCCTGCCCCAACCTGGAGGACCGCGCGAAGATCGCCGACCTGCTGGAGCCCGAGCGGATCGGCGTCCAGCTCTCGGAGGAGTTCCAGCTCCACCCGGAGCAGTCCACGGACGCCATCGTCATCCACCACCCGGAGGCGAAGTACTTCAACGCGCGGTAG
- a CDS encoding IclR family transcriptional regulator, which produces MARTIQSLERAAAMLRLLAGGERRLGLSDVASALGLAKGTAHGILRTLQQEGFVEQDPASGRYQLGAELLRLGNSYLDVHELRARALVWADDLARSSGESVYLGVLHQQGVLIIHHVFRPDDSRQVLEVGAMQPLHSTALGKVLCAYDPVAHSEVAEAEREAFTPHTVTGLGDFEEILDLTRARGWAADVEETWEGVASVAAPIHDRRRMPVGAVGITGAVERVREGGELSAQLVAAVRDCARAVSRDLGAGRF; this is translated from the coding sequence ATGGCTCGGACCATCCAGTCGCTCGAACGGGCGGCGGCGATGCTGCGGCTGCTCGCAGGGGGTGAGCGACGGCTCGGTCTGTCCGATGTGGCCTCGGCTCTGGGGCTCGCGAAGGGCACCGCGCACGGCATCCTGCGGACGTTGCAGCAGGAGGGCTTCGTCGAGCAGGACCCGGCCTCCGGGCGCTACCAGCTGGGCGCGGAACTGCTGCGCCTGGGCAACAGCTATCTGGACGTGCACGAACTGCGCGCGCGGGCCCTCGTCTGGGCCGACGACCTGGCGCGTTCCAGCGGTGAGAGCGTCTATCTGGGCGTGCTCCACCAGCAGGGCGTGCTGATCATCCACCATGTCTTCCGGCCCGACGACAGCCGTCAGGTGCTGGAGGTCGGCGCGATGCAGCCGCTGCACAGCACCGCCCTGGGCAAGGTGCTGTGCGCCTACGATCCGGTGGCGCACAGCGAGGTGGCGGAGGCCGAGCGCGAGGCGTTCACGCCGCACACGGTGACGGGCCTCGGCGACTTCGAGGAGATCCTGGATCTGACCCGGGCCCGTGGCTGGGCCGCGGACGTCGAGGAGACCTGGGAGGGCGTGGCCTCGGTCGCCGCCCCCATCCACGACCGGCGGCGGATGCCGGTGGGCGCGGTGGGCATCACCGGCGCGGTGGAGCGCGTGCGCGAGGGCGGGGAGCTGAGCGCGCAGCTGGTGGCGGCGGTGCGGGACTGCGCGCGGGCCGTCTCCCGCGACCTGGGCGCCGGGCGTTTCTGA
- a CDS encoding MIP/aquaporin family protein: MSSSDIFTGELIGTAVLILLGGGVCAAVTLKRSKALNAGWLAITFGWGFAVLAGAYIGAKSGAHLNPAVTFGLALDGAVEWSDVPLYIGSQLLGAMIGATLVWLAYYGQFRAHLTDPELVASLNPKEGMVDQTATPQAGPVLGIFSTGPEIRHAVQNLVTEIIGTAALVLFILTMGLTKGLAVSGTGTLMVALVVVGIGLSLGGPTGYAINPARDLGPRIVHALLPLPNKGGSDWGYAWVPVVGPLVGAALAAGIHKIAF, from the coding sequence GTGTCCAGCTCCGACATCTTCACCGGTGAGCTCATCGGTACAGCAGTATTGATTCTGCTCGGCGGCGGCGTGTGCGCCGCCGTCACTCTGAAGCGCTCGAAGGCGCTCAACGCGGGCTGGCTCGCCATCACGTTCGGCTGGGGGTTCGCCGTACTGGCCGGTGCGTACATCGGCGCCAAGTCCGGTGCGCACCTCAACCCCGCCGTGACGTTCGGCCTCGCCCTCGACGGTGCGGTCGAGTGGAGCGATGTGCCGCTCTACATCGGCTCCCAGCTGCTCGGCGCGATGATAGGCGCGACGCTGGTCTGGCTCGCCTACTACGGTCAGTTCAGGGCTCACCTGACCGACCCGGAGCTGGTCGCGAGCCTGAACCCCAAGGAGGGCATGGTCGACCAGACCGCGACCCCCCAGGCCGGCCCGGTGCTGGGCATCTTCTCCACCGGCCCCGAGATCCGTCACGCGGTGCAGAACCTCGTCACGGAGATCATCGGAACCGCCGCGCTGGTGCTCTTCATCCTCACGATGGGCCTGACCAAGGGTCTGGCCGTCAGCGGCACCGGCACCCTGATGGTCGCCCTCGTCGTCGTCGGCATCGGCCTCTCGCTCGGTGGCCCGACCGGATACGCCATCAACCCCGCCCGCGACCTCGGCCCGCGCATCGTGCACGCGCTGCTGCCGCTGCCCAACAAGGGCGGTTCGGACTGGGGCTACGCCTGGGTACCGGTGGTCGGACCGCTCGTCGGTGCCGCGCTCGCCGCAGGCATCCACAAGATCGCGTTCTGA